The following are encoded in a window of Mycobacterium decipiens genomic DNA:
- a CDS encoding WXG100 family type VII secretion target, with product MTINYQFGDVDTHGATIRAQAASLEAEHQAIVRDVLAAGDFWGGAGSVACQEFISQLGRNFQVIYQQANAHGQKVQAAGSNMAQTDSAVGSSWA from the coding sequence ATGACGATCAATTACCAGTTCGGCGATGTTGACACCCACGGTGCGACCATCCGTGCCCAGGCCGCATCGTTGGAGGCCGAGCACCAGGCCATCGTTCGAGATGTGTTGGCCGCCGGCGACTTTTGGGGTGGCGCCGGTTCGGTGGCCTGCCAGGAGTTCATCAGCCAGTTGGGCCGCAACTTTCAGGTTATTTACCAGCAGGCCAACGCCCACGGCCAGAAGGTGCAGGCCGCCGGCAGCAACATGGCCCAAACCGATAGCGCCGTCGGCTCCAGCTGGGCCTGA
- a CDS encoding LLM class flavin-dependent oxidoreductase produces MNAPLRFGVFITPFHPTGQSPTLALQYDMERVVALDRLGYDEAWFGEHHSGGYELIACPEVFIAAAAERTKHIRLGTGVVSLPYHHPLMVADRWVLLDHLTRGRVMFGAGPGALPSDAYMMGIDPVEQRRMMQESLEAILALLRAAPDERIDRHSDWFTLREAQLHIRPYTWPYPEIATAAMISPSGPRLAGALGTSLLSLSMSVPGGYAALENTWGVVSEQAGKAGRAEPDRTDWRVLSIMHLSDTRDQAIDDCSYGLLDFSKYFGAAGFVPLANTVAGTQSTREFVEEYAAKGNCCIGTPDDAIAHIEDLLDRSGGFGTLLLLGHDWASPRATFHSYELFARSVIPYFKGQLAAPQASHEWAKGKRDQLIGRAGEAVVRAITEHVAEHQGERS; encoded by the coding sequence ATGAACGCGCCACTGCGGTTCGGCGTTTTCATCACGCCTTTCCATCCCACCGGCCAATCCCCAACGTTGGCATTGCAATACGACATGGAGCGGGTCGTTGCCCTGGACCGCCTGGGGTACGACGAAGCGTGGTTCGGCGAACACCACTCCGGCGGCTACGAGCTGATCGCCTGCCCGGAAGTATTCATCGCGGCCGCAGCGGAACGGACCAAGCACATCCGGCTGGGCACCGGAGTGGTCTCGCTGCCCTACCATCATCCGTTGATGGTGGCCGACCGTTGGGTGCTGCTGGATCACTTGACCCGCGGCCGGGTCATGTTCGGCGCCGGTCCCGGCGCGCTACCCTCGGACGCCTACATGATGGGCATCGATCCGGTCGAGCAGCGGCGGATGATGCAGGAATCCCTCGAAGCGATCCTCGCACTCCTCCGCGCCGCACCCGACGAGCGAATCGACCGTCACTCCGATTGGTTCACCCTGCGCGAAGCGCAATTGCACATCCGCCCCTACACCTGGCCCTACCCCGAAATCGCCACGGCGGCCATGATTTCGCCATCCGGTCCCCGACTGGCCGGTGCACTGGGGACGTCGCTGCTGTCACTGTCGATGTCGGTGCCCGGTGGCTACGCCGCGTTGGAAAACACTTGGGGGGTGGTGTCCGAGCAGGCCGGAAAGGCCGGCCGGGCCGAGCCGGACCGTACCGATTGGCGGGTGCTGAGCATTATGCATTTGTCGGACACCCGCGACCAGGCCATCGACGACTGCAGCTACGGGTTGCTCGATTTCTCGAAATACTTCGGCGCGGCCGGGTTCGTCCCGCTGGCTAACACCGTGGCTGGTACCCAGTCGACCCGAGAGTTCGTTGAAGAATATGCGGCCAAGGGAAATTGCTGCATCGGCACGCCCGATGACGCGATCGCCCATATCGAAGACTTGCTGGACCGGTCGGGTGGTTTCGGGACGTTGCTGTTGCTCGGCCATGACTGGGCCTCACCGCGAGCGACGTTCCACTCTTATGAGCTGTTCGCCCGCTCGGTGATTCCCTACTTCAAGGGACAGCTGGCGGCGCCGCAGGCATCGCACGAGTGGGCCAAAGGCAAGCGCGACCAGTTGATTGGCCGCGCCGGCGAGGCGGTCGTCAGGGCCATCACCGAGCATGTCGCAGAACACCAGGGAGAGCGCAGCTGA
- a CDS encoding WXG100 family type VII secretion target, with product MATRFMTDPHAMRDMAGRFEVHAQTVEDEARRMWASAQNISGAGWSGMAEATSLDTMGQMNQAFRNIVNMLYGVRDGLVRDANHYEQQEQASQQVLGS from the coding sequence ATGGCCACACGTTTTATGACGGATCCGCATGCGATGCGGGATATGGCGGGCCGTTTTGAGGTGCACGCCCAGACGGTCGAGGACGAGGCCCGCCGGATGTGGGCGTCGGCGCAAAACATCTCGGGTGCGGGCTGGAGCGGTATGGCGGAGGCGACCTCGCTGGACACCATGGGCCAGATGAATCAGGCGTTTCGCAACATCGTGAACATGCTGTACGGGGTGCGCGACGGGTTGGTTCGCGACGCTAACCACTACGAGCAGCAAGAGCAGGCTTCCCAGCAGGTGCTGGGCAGCTGA
- the tilS gene encoding tRNA lysidine(34) synthetase TilS codes for MDRQGAVARLRTAAEQFARVHLDASDRWCVGLSGGPDSLALTAVAAQLRPTTALIVDHGLQSGSAEVAETAREQAISLGCIDAQVLCVQVGTAGGREAAARSARYCALQAHRDGPVLLAHTLDDQAETVLLGLGRGSGARSIAGMRPYDPPWCRPLLGIRRGVTHAACRELGLTAWQDPHNTDRRFTRTRLRTEVLPLLEDVLGGGVAEALARTATALREDTELIDVIAAQALPGVVVSGPRGQELSTSALTELPDVVRRRVIRGWLLAGGATGLTDRHIRGVDRLVTAWRGQGGVAVGSAWRGQRLVAGRRDGVLVLRREPV; via the coding sequence ATGGATCGACAGGGTGCTGTAGCGCGGCTGCGTACGGCTGCGGAGCAGTTCGCTCGGGTCCATCTCGACGCCAGCGACCGATGGTGTGTGGGGCTGTCCGGCGGCCCGGACTCGTTGGCGCTCACCGCGGTAGCGGCGCAGTTGCGGCCCACCACCGCGCTGATCGTGGACCACGGCCTGCAGTCCGGCTCCGCCGAAGTCGCCGAAACCGCTCGTGAGCAGGCGATTTCGCTGGGATGCATTGACGCACAAGTGCTTTGCGTTCAGGTGGGCACGGCGGGCGGCCGGGAGGCGGCGGCGCGTAGCGCCCGCTACTGCGCGTTGCAGGCGCACCGCGATGGCCCGGTGCTGTTGGCCCACACGCTCGATGATCAAGCCGAGACGGTGCTGCTGGGGCTCGGTCGTGGTTCGGGTGCCCGGTCGATCGCCGGCATGCGCCCATACGACCCACCCTGGTGCCGGCCGCTGCTCGGGATACGCCGCGGCGTGACACATGCGGCCTGCCGCGAGCTGGGCCTGACCGCGTGGCAGGATCCGCACAACACCGATCGCCGCTTCACCCGCACCCGATTGCGCACCGAAGTGCTGCCACTGCTGGAGGACGTGCTGGGCGGGGGTGTGGCCGAGGCGCTGGCCCGCACCGCAACGGCATTGCGGGAGGACACCGAGCTGATCGACGTGATTGCCGCGCAGGCGCTGCCCGGGGTCGTGGTTTCTGGCCCGCGGGGCCAGGAGCTGAGCACCAGTGCCCTGACCGAGCTGCCCGATGTGGTGCGGCGCCGGGTGATTCGGGGCTGGCTGCTGGCCGGCGGCGCCACCGGACTGACCGACCGGCACATCCGCGGGGTGGACCGGCTAGTCACTGCGTGGCGCGGCCAGGGCGGGGTGGCCGTCGGGTCTGCTTGGCGTGGTCAGCGACTGGTCGCCGGGCGGCGCGACGGCGTACTTGTGTTGCGGCGCGAGCCCGTTTGA
- a CDS encoding SIMPL domain-containing protein → MIRLVRRSIALLAAGLAAAALSGCDSPSSGSPGANPRQVTVLGSGQVQGVPDTLTADVGIQFTAADVTSAMNQTNDRQQAVVDALVGAGLDRKDIRTTDVTVAPQYSNPEPGGTASITGYRADNAIEIKIHPPDAASRLLAVVVGTGGDATRISSVNYSIADDSQLVKDARARAFQDAKNRAEQYAQLSGLRLSKVISISETSGATPTHEAPAPRGATGVPLEPGQQTVGFSVTVVWELS, encoded by the coding sequence ATGATCCGTTTGGTCCGCAGGTCGATCGCACTGCTGGCCGCCGGCTTGGCCGCCGCCGCGTTGTCGGGGTGCGATTCCCCCAGCTCCGGATCACCCGGAGCGAATCCGCGGCAGGTGACCGTGCTCGGATCCGGGCAGGTGCAGGGTGTCCCCGACACGCTGACCGCCGACGTCGGCATCCAGTTCACCGCGGCCGACGTCACCAGCGCAATGAACCAGACCAACGACCGCCAGCAAGCGGTCGTTGACGCGCTGGTGGGCGCCGGCCTGGACCGCAAGGACATCCGCACCACCGACGTCACCGTGGCACCGCAGTACAGCAATCCCGAGCCCGGCGGAACCGCCAGCATCACCGGGTACCGCGCCGACAACGCGATCGAGATCAAGATCCATCCGCCCGACGCCGCATCGCGGCTGCTGGCCGTCGTCGTCGGCACCGGCGGCGACGCGACCCGGATCAGCTCGGTCAACTACTCGATCGCCGACGACTCGCAGCTGGTTAAGGACGCACGTGCGCGCGCCTTCCAAGACGCCAAGAACCGCGCGGAGCAGTACGCGCAACTGTCGGGACTGCGCTTGAGCAAGGTGATTTCGATATCCGAGACGTCCGGCGCCACACCCACGCACGAGGCGCCGGCGCCGCGCGGCGCAACCGGCGTGCCGTTAGAACCCGGCCAGCAGACGGTGGGCTTCTCGGTAACGGTGGTCTGGGAGTTGAGCTAG
- a CDS encoding secretion protein EspD — MVSSRNDFDSDDFDAADLWGADGADRWTADPIVGLESAESPDGGADADDASDQAEAHAEQEIAIFTVTNPQRTVSVSALMDGRVDRVEVSQRVAWMSESQLASEILVIADLARKKAQSAQYTFILDRMSQLAGGEEGSVAQLRESVGKTWGLPSPEEAAAEEAEVFATRYSDDSPAQNTETDQW, encoded by the coding sequence GTGGTGTCGTCGCGAAATGACTTCGATAGCGATGATTTCGACGCTGCCGATCTCTGGGGTGCCGACGGCGCGGACCGCTGGACTGCGGACCCGATCGTTGGCCTCGAGTCGGCGGAGAGCCCGGACGGTGGTGCCGACGCGGACGACGCCAGCGATCAGGCCGAGGCGCACGCAGAACAAGAGATCGCGATTTTCACGGTGACCAATCCGCAGCGCACCGTGTCGGTCTCGGCTCTGATGGACGGCCGGGTAGACCGTGTCGAGGTCTCGCAGAGGGTGGCATGGATGAGTGAATCGCAGCTCGCCTCTGAGATTCTGGTAATCGCCGACCTGGCGCGAAAGAAGGCGCAGTCGGCGCAGTACACCTTCATCCTCGACAGGATGAGTCAACTGGCCGGTGGAGAGGAAGGCAGCGTTGCGCAGCTGCGTGAATCAGTGGGCAAAACCTGGGGTTTGCCATCGCCGGAAGAAGCCGCAGCGGAAGAGGCTGAAGTGTTCGCAACCCGGTACAGCGACGACAGCCCCGCACAAAACACCGAGACTGATCAATGGTGA
- a CDS encoding EspA/EspE family type VII secretion system effector: MSRAFIIDPTVGAIEGLYALLGIGIPNDGGVLYSSLEFFEKALEDLASAFPGDGWLGSAADKYSGKNRDHVNFFQELADLDRQLISLIKDQASAVKTTRDILDGAKRGLEYVRPVAVDLTYVPIVGYALSAAFQAPLCAAAMAVVGGALAYLTVKTLINAARLVGLLAKLAQVLAAAIADVISDVVDIIKGILEEVWEFITGAINGLKEIWDKLTWWISNMLSNVWSGVQSFVQHFFSGIPGLSGMTSGLSQVTGLFSSAGMLGSAGMSGSSGLTSASNLASAAGLTGLPGFGALPQVGQVAQVAQVRAASTSQPLRPRTEGLAETATEQPAAQHAQTVSAHGSQGTGGAPGMGGMHPASGAGKGATTKKYSEGAAAGTEDAERAPVEAETGGGKRVLVRNVV, from the coding sequence ATGAGCAGAGCGTTCATCATCGATCCAACGGTAGGTGCAATTGAGGGTTTGTATGCCCTGCTGGGGATTGGAATACCGAACGACGGGGGCGTGCTCTACTCGTCTCTAGAGTTCTTCGAAAAAGCCCTTGAGGACCTCGCGTCGGCGTTTCCGGGTGACGGCTGGCTAGGTTCCGCGGCGGACAAGTACTCCGGCAAAAACCGTGACCACGTGAACTTCTTCCAGGAGCTGGCGGATCTGGATCGTCAGCTCATATCGCTGATCAAGGATCAGGCCAGCGCGGTCAAGACGACACGCGACATCCTGGACGGCGCCAAACGCGGGCTCGAGTACGTACGTCCGGTGGCTGTGGACCTGACCTACGTCCCGATCGTCGGGTATGCCCTGTCGGCGGCCTTCCAGGCGCCGCTTTGCGCAGCCGCGATGGCGGTGGTTGGCGGCGCGCTTGCCTACTTGACGGTGAAGACGCTGATCAACGCGGCTAGGCTCGTGGGTTTGCTGGCCAAACTAGCGCAGGTGCTGGCGGCCGCCATCGCGGACGTAATTTCGGATGTGGTGGACATAATCAAGGGCATCCTGGAGGAGGTGTGGGAGTTCATCACGGGGGCAATAAATGGTCTGAAGGAGATCTGGGACAAGCTCACCTGGTGGATATCCAACATGCTCTCCAACGTGTGGTCGGGCGTGCAGTCCTTCGTGCAGCACTTCTTCTCAGGCATACCTGGTTTGAGTGGCATGACCAGCGGCTTGTCCCAAGTGACTGGCCTGTTCAGCTCGGCCGGAATGTTGGGCTCGGCCGGAATGTCGGGTTCGTCCGGCTTGACCAGCGCGAGTAACTTGGCGAGCGCAGCCGGTTTGACCGGCCTGCCCGGCTTTGGGGCCCTACCGCAAGTGGGTCAAGTGGCTCAAGTGGCTCAGGTGCGTGCCGCCTCGACCAGCCAGCCGCTGCGTCCCCGAACTGAAGGCCTGGCCGAAACCGCTACTGAGCAGCCCGCCGCGCAGCACGCGCAGACGGTCTCCGCGCATGGTTCCCAAGGTACGGGCGGCGCACCAGGTATGGGCGGCATGCATCCCGCTTCGGGAGCGGGCAAAGGCGCGACGACGAAGAAGTATTCGGAAGGCGCAGCGGCGGGAACAGAGGATGCGGAGCGCGCGCCGGTCGAAGCTGAAACAGGCGGTGGGAAACGGGTGCTGGTGCGAAACGTCGTCTAA
- the hpt gene encoding hypoxanthine phosphoribosyltransferase encodes MDVTQSSSAITPGQMAELYPGDIKSVLLTTEQIQARIAELGEQIGNDYRDLPAATGQDLLLITVLKGAVLFVTDLARAIPVPTQFEFMAVSSYGSSTSSSGVVRILKDLDRDIHGRDVLIVEDVVDSGLTLSWLLRNLTSRQPRSLRVCTLLRKPDAVGANVEISYVGFDIPNDFVVGYGLDYDERYRDLSYIGTLDPRVYQ; translated from the coding sequence GTGGACGTGACCCAGAGCTCCTCGGCGATCACCCCCGGGCAGATGGCGGAGCTTTACCCGGGGGACATCAAGTCGGTGCTGCTCACGACGGAGCAGATTCAGGCCCGTATCGCCGAGCTCGGCGAGCAAATTGGCAACGACTACCGCGACCTGCCCGCTGCCACCGGCCAGGATCTGCTGCTGATCACCGTGCTGAAGGGCGCGGTGCTCTTCGTCACCGACCTGGCTCGCGCTATTCCGGTGCCGACCCAGTTCGAGTTCATGGCGGTCAGTTCCTACGGGTCATCGACGTCCTCGTCGGGCGTGGTGCGGATCCTCAAGGACCTCGACCGCGACATCCACGGCCGCGATGTGCTGATCGTGGAGGACGTCGTCGACTCCGGTCTGACGCTTTCTTGGCTGTTGCGGAACCTGACCAGCCGGCAACCGCGGTCGTTGCGGGTGTGCACGCTGCTGCGTAAGCCCGACGCCGTGGGCGCCAATGTCGAGATCTCTTACGTGGGCTTCGACATTCCCAACGACTTCGTCGTGGGGTACGGCCTGGACTACGACGAGCGCTACCGGGACCTGTCGTATATCGGCACGCTGGACCCCAGGGTGTACCAGTAG
- a CDS encoding ESX-1 secretion-associated protein, which yields MTGNLKVQPERLDVLASHHENAATSATSGVSAAAGLSESVAVTHGSYCSQFNETLKMYETTHNALGSSLHSAGVDLAKNLRAAARVYLEADEAWRRAIDGLFG from the coding sequence ATGACAGGTAACTTGAAAGTACAGCCCGAACGCCTCGATGTACTGGCGTCGCACCACGAGAACGCGGCGACCAGTGCCACCTCCGGCGTCAGTGCTGCCGCTGGACTGAGTGAATCTGTTGCGGTCACTCACGGTTCGTACTGCTCACAGTTCAACGAGACGTTGAAAATGTATGAGACCACCCACAACGCCCTCGGCTCCTCCTTGCATTCGGCAGGTGTCGATCTCGCCAAAAATCTGCGAGCCGCCGCGCGCGTGTATCTTGAGGCCGACGAAGCGTGGCGCAGGGCAATCGACGGGTTGTTTGGCTGA
- a CDS encoding zinc-dependent metalloprotease, translating into MTGSSELTLGNTVDWGFAASVGQRLARPAPPSTDYTRRQVIDELTVAAEKAEPPVRDVTGLVTDGVVPSARVVDRPAWIRAAAESMRAMTHGSAKPRGFLTGRITGAQTGAVLAFVASGILGQYDPFGAAEQGCLLLVYPNVIAVERQLRVAPSDFRLWVCLHEVTHRVQFTANPWLSGYMSSALGLLTSEPADDIRQVMSRLADFVRSRPDGYDDSDVNPSGILGLVRAVQSEPQRQALDQLLILGTLLEGHAEHVMDAVGPMVVPSVATIRSRFDDRRHRKQPPLQRLVRALLGFDAKLSQYTRGKAFVDHVVDRVGMKRFNTIWSGPETLPLPAEIEKPQQWIDRVL; encoded by the coding sequence GTGACCGGATCGTCCGAGCTGACGCTGGGAAACACGGTCGATTGGGGATTCGCGGCCAGCGTCGGACAGCGGCTTGCCCGGCCGGCTCCGCCGTCCACCGACTACACCCGCCGCCAGGTGATCGACGAGCTGACAGTCGCGGCGGAGAAGGCCGAACCGCCGGTGCGCGACGTCACCGGTCTGGTCACCGACGGTGTGGTGCCGTCGGCTCGTGTCGTCGACCGGCCGGCGTGGATCCGGGCGGCCGCCGAATCGATGCGGGCGATGACGCACGGCAGCGCGAAACCGCGGGGGTTTCTCACCGGCCGGATCACCGGTGCGCAGACGGGTGCCGTGCTGGCGTTTGTGGCCTCGGGCATCCTCGGCCAGTACGATCCGTTCGGCGCCGCCGAACAAGGCTGCCTGCTGTTGGTATATCCCAATGTCATCGCGGTCGAGCGTCAGCTGCGGGTGGCGCCGTCGGATTTCCGGTTGTGGGTGTGTCTGCACGAGGTCACCCACCGGGTGCAATTCACCGCCAACCCCTGGTTATCCGGCTACATGTCGAGCGCGCTGGGGCTGTTGACCTCCGAACCCGCTGACGACATCAGGCAGGTGATGAGCCGGCTCGCAGACTTCGTCCGCAGCCGTCCAGACGGATACGACGATTCCGACGTCAACCCGTCGGGCATTCTGGGCCTCGTGCGAGCCGTGCAATCCGAGCCGCAACGCCAGGCCCTGGACCAGTTGTTGATCCTCGGCACGCTGCTGGAGGGCCATGCCGAACATGTGATGGATGCGGTCGGGCCGATGGTGGTGCCCTCGGTGGCCACCATCCGCAGCCGCTTCGACGACCGTCGTCATCGCAAACAGCCGCCGCTGCAACGGCTGGTGCGCGCGTTGTTGGGCTTCGACGCCAAGCTGAGCCAGTACACCCGCGGCAAGGCATTCGTCGACCACGTGGTGGACCGGGTCGGAATGAAGCGGTTCAACACGATCTGGTCGGGCCCCGAAACGCTGCCCCTACCTGCCGAGATCGAAAAGCCGCAGCAATGGATCGACAGGGTGCTGTAG
- a CDS encoding zinc-binding dehydrogenase, producing the protein MRAAVLRGGRMVYRDDAPDPVPGPGQVLVEVRACGICGSDLHFAAHGAEVIVLGSQLAGGAGGGTDVDLNRDVFMGHEFSAQVLEPGPDTQTQPTGSPVTSMPVLLSASGVEPIVYSNNTLGGYAERMLLSAPLLLPIPNGLDLKHAALTEPMAVGLHAVNKSNIAPGETALVLGCGPIGIAIIAALAMRGVETIVASDFSPMRRDLAATMGAHQTLDPAQGSPFDTVKAAVVFEAVGVPGIIDDVLLRARRGTRLVVSGVCMQPDTVHPFFAIAKEISVQFVLAYRPEEFADSLRALAEGDIDVTPLITGEVGLEGVGQAFDDLADPERHCKILVTP; encoded by the coding sequence ATGCGCGCCGCGGTGCTGCGCGGCGGCCGCATGGTCTACCGGGACGACGCGCCGGACCCGGTACCCGGTCCGGGCCAGGTGTTGGTTGAGGTGCGGGCGTGTGGAATCTGCGGCTCTGACTTGCATTTCGCCGCCCACGGCGCCGAGGTGATCGTGTTGGGCAGTCAGCTGGCCGGGGGCGCGGGCGGTGGCACGGATGTCGATCTCAACCGCGACGTCTTCATGGGCCACGAGTTCAGCGCCCAGGTACTCGAACCCGGACCCGACACCCAAACCCAGCCAACCGGATCCCCGGTCACGTCTATGCCGGTGCTGCTGTCCGCCAGTGGCGTCGAGCCGATCGTCTACAGCAACAACACACTCGGTGGCTACGCCGAACGGATGCTGCTCTCAGCGCCGCTGTTGCTGCCCATCCCCAATGGCCTGGACCTCAAACATGCCGCGCTCACCGAACCCATGGCGGTCGGGTTGCATGCGGTCAACAAATCGAACATTGCGCCCGGCGAGACGGCCCTGGTACTCGGATGTGGGCCTATCGGCATCGCCATCATCGCGGCTCTTGCGATGCGGGGTGTTGAAACCATTGTGGCATCGGACTTTTCGCCGATGCGCCGCGACCTGGCCGCGACGATGGGGGCGCACCAGACGCTGGATCCGGCGCAAGGCTCACCGTTTGACACGGTAAAAGCCGCGGTGGTTTTCGAAGCGGTCGGGGTGCCGGGAATCATCGACGACGTCCTGCTGCGGGCGCGTCGGGGCACCCGACTGGTCGTGTCGGGGGTGTGCATGCAACCCGACACGGTGCACCCATTCTTTGCGATCGCCAAGGAGATCAGCGTGCAGTTCGTGCTCGCGTACCGCCCGGAGGAGTTCGCCGACTCGTTACGTGCCCTCGCCGAGGGCGACATCGACGTCACTCCCCTGATCACCGGCGAGGTCGGCCTCGAAGGGGTAGGCCAGGCGTTCGACGACCTGGCCGATCCCGAGCGGCACTGCAAGATTCTGGTCACCCCATAG
- a CDS encoding PE family protein: MSIMHAEPEMLAATAGELQSINAAARAGNAAAAGPTTAVVPAAADLVSLLTASQFVTHAQLYQAISAEAMAVQEQLATTLGISAGSYAATEAANAATIG; the protein is encoded by the coding sequence ATGTCGATTATGCACGCCGAGCCGGAGATGCTGGCTGCGACGGCGGGGGAACTGCAGTCGATCAACGCCGCAGCACGGGCCGGAAACGCCGCCGCGGCCGGGCCGACGACCGCGGTAGTTCCCGCGGCGGCTGATTTGGTGTCGCTGTTAACAGCCTCGCAGTTTGTCACGCACGCACAGCTTTATCAGGCGATAAGCGCCGAGGCGATGGCGGTCCAAGAGCAGTTGGCGACCACGCTGGGAATCAGCGCCGGTTCGTACGCGGCCACTGAGGCGGCCAACGCCGCCACGATCGGCTAG
- a CDS encoding PPE family protein, with protein MLDFAQLPPEINSTLMYAGPGSGPLLAAAAAWEALAAELQTTASSYDALVASLADGPWQGPSAASMVAAATPQVAWLRSTAGQAEQAGSQAVAAASAYEAAFLATVPPPQIAANRALLLALLATNFLGQNTAAIAATEALYAEMWAQDAAAMYGYAGASAAASTLPAFDPAAQTVNPAGLAGQAAALTQAVNGAANAQGLEAIPKALMGLAGITNEAPWLTDPAAALGLTGHTWNETGDGLIVGGLLGDVVEGLTGSAELDASSGMDTFAQWVSPARLMVTQFKDYVGLAHDLPKFAQEGAKAAGEAVKELPAALPAAIPNAGLGGVAGAVGQAASVGGLKVPAVWTATTPAAATPVNVALNGMGAAAAAEPAAGGFGGVPVMPAGGAGRGFAAHFAAPRYGFKPTVIAQPPAAG; from the coding sequence ATGCTGGACTTCGCACAGTTGCCGCCGGAGATTAACTCCACGCTGATGTACGCCGGACCCGGGTCGGGGCCGCTGCTGGCTGCCGCTGCGGCCTGGGAGGCGCTGGCCGCCGAGCTGCAAACCACGGCGTCTTCCTATGACGCGCTGGTCGCCAGCCTGGCCGACGGACCATGGCAGGGGCCATCCGCGGCGTCCATGGTGGCCGCGGCCACGCCCCAGGTGGCGTGGTTGCGGAGCACCGCCGGGCAGGCCGAACAAGCGGGCAGCCAAGCCGTGGCCGCGGCGAGTGCCTATGAGGCAGCGTTTCTCGCGACGGTTCCACCGCCGCAGATCGCGGCCAACCGAGCGTTGTTGCTGGCGCTGCTGGCCACGAACTTCCTCGGCCAGAACACGGCGGCGATCGCGGCCACCGAGGCGCTCTACGCCGAGATGTGGGCCCAGGACGCGGCCGCGATGTATGGCTACGCCGGCGCGTCTGCGGCGGCATCGACATTGCCGGCATTCGACCCGGCGGCGCAGACGGTCAACCCCGCCGGGCTGGCCGGGCAGGCCGCCGCGCTAACACAAGCGGTGAATGGGGCCGCAAACGCGCAGGGACTTGAGGCGATTCCCAAAGCGCTGATGGGGCTCGCCGGGATTACCAACGAGGCCCCTTGGCTCACCGACCCTGCCGCCGCGCTCGGCCTGACCGGGCACACCTGGAACGAGACCGGTGACGGCCTCATCGTGGGTGGACTGCTTGGCGACGTGGTGGAGGGCTTGACCGGCTCGGCGGAGTTGGATGCCAGCTCGGGCATGGACACGTTTGCTCAATGGGTTTCTCCCGCTCGCCTCATGGTCACCCAGTTCAAGGACTACGTCGGCCTCGCGCACGACCTGCCGAAGTTTGCCCAAGAGGGCGCCAAAGCGGCCGGCGAGGCCGTCAAGGAGCTGCCGGCCGCCCTTCCAGCCGCGATTCCCAATGCCGGCCTGGGCGGGGTTGCGGGAGCCGTCGGTCAGGCGGCGTCGGTCGGCGGACTGAAGGTTCCGGCCGTCTGGACCGCTACCACCCCGGCGGCAGCGACACCTGTCAATGTGGCACTCAACGGGATGGGGGCGGCGGCGGCCGCCGAACCCGCCGCGGGCGGGTTTGGCGGAGTGCCGGTGATGCCCGCTGGTGGGGCCGGGCGCGGCTTCGCCGCCCACTTTGCCGCACCCCGGTACGGATTCAAGCCGACCGTGATCGCCCAACCGCCGGCCGCGGGATGA